The Caldilineales bacterium genome window below encodes:
- a CDS encoding alpha-ketoacid dehydrogenase subunit beta, with amino-acid sequence MPHLSIAEAIRQGIREEMRRDPTVFCIGEDIGIPGGFGGAFTVTLGLSDEFGHERVLDTPISELGLTGIAVGAALAGLRPIADVQYADFLFLAMDQLANQAAKMTYMSGGTVKVPLVMRAPVGATARGSQHAQSLEAFFCHIPGLKVVAPATAYDAKGLLKAAVRDDNPVIMFEHKLLYGSKGARAEKGALSPVGEVPDEDYVVPIGQGIVRREGRDVTIVGKLLTMYRALAAAEELAKDGIEAEVIDPRTLVPLDKELILESVRKTGRLVVVEEDNLTGGWAGEIAAIVAEEAFWYLDAPVKRVSAPDVPPPFAPVMEQFYVPSAARVVEAVKALF; translated from the coding sequence ATGCCCCACCTCTCCATCGCCGAAGCCATCCGCCAGGGCATCCGTGAAGAAATGCGCCGCGACCCCACCGTCTTCTGCATCGGTGAAGACATTGGCATCCCCGGCGGCTTCGGCGGCGCCTTCACCGTCACCCTGGGCCTGTCCGACGAGTTCGGCCACGAACGGGTGCTCGACACGCCCATCTCTGAACTGGGGCTGACCGGCATCGCCGTCGGCGCGGCCCTGGCCGGGCTGCGACCCATCGCCGATGTGCAATACGCCGACTTCCTCTTCCTGGCCATGGACCAGCTCGCCAACCAGGCCGCCAAGATGACGTACATGTCGGGCGGGACGGTGAAAGTGCCGTTGGTGATGCGGGCGCCGGTGGGAGCCACCGCCCGCGGCTCGCAGCACGCCCAAAGCCTGGAAGCCTTCTTCTGCCACATCCCCGGCCTCAAAGTCGTGGCCCCGGCCACCGCCTACGACGCCAAAGGCTTGCTGAAGGCTGCCGTGCGCGACGACAATCCCGTGATCATGTTCGAGCACAAGCTGCTGTACGGCAGCAAAGGCGCTCGCGCCGAGAAAGGCGCGCTCAGCCCAGTGGGCGAAGTGCCCGACGAAGATTATGTCGTGCCCATCGGCCAGGGCATCGTGCGGCGGGAGGGCCGGGATGTGACCATTGTCGGCAAGCTGCTGACCATGTACAGGGCGCTGGCCGCCGCCGAGGAATTGGCGAAAGACGGCATCGAGGCCGAGGTCATCGACCCGCGCACACTCGTGCCGCTGGACAAAGAACTCATCCTGGAATCGGTGCGCAAGACCGGGCGGCTGGTGGTGGTCGAAGAAGACAACCTCACTGGCGGTTGGGCGGGCGAGATCGCCGCCATCGTCGCCGAGGAAGCGTTCTGGTATCTCGATGCGCCGGTCAAACGCGTCTCCGCCCCCGACGTGCCCCCGCCCTTCGCACCGGTGATGGAGCAGTTCTATGTACCGTCGGCGGCGCGGGTGGTTGAGGCGGTGAAGGCGCTGTTCTAA
- a CDS encoding type II toxin-antitoxin system HicA family toxin, which produces MKRRELIRILEEMGCVLVRHGGSHDWYRKCLFDTIATSRRDRIAYAGWRDGQ; this is translated from the coding sequence ATGAAGCGGCGTGAGTTGATTCGCATTCTGGAGGAGATGGGGTGCGTTTTGGTGCGGCATGGTGGAAGCCACGACTGGTATCGCAAGTGCTTGTTTGACACAATTGCCACATCTAGGCGAGACCGAATAGCCTACGCAGGATGGCGAGACGGGCAGTAG
- a CDS encoding thiamine pyrophosphate-dependent dehydrogenase E1 component subunit alpha — protein sequence MPESHSSLDPLHLYGQMLTIRRFEERCNYLYMQGRIPSTLHLYIGQEAVAVGVCAHLHTDDYVASTHRPHGHAIAKGVALRAIMAELFAKDTGCCRGKGGSMHVGDVNVGMFPAIAIVGGGIPIAAGAALASKRLGNGRVAVSFFGEGASNEGAFHETLNMAAIWQLPVVFVCENNLYAASTPVSWVFKVEDVASRASAYGIPGEIVDGNDVLAVYEAAGRAVERARSGGGPTLLECKTYRLVGHSRSDPRTYRTKEEEADWAGRDPLPRLASHLLASGQATEATLAAIDQEVTAAIDDAVAFAEASPSPRPEDALNHVFFDD from the coding sequence ATGCCCGAGTCCCATTCATCACTCGACCCCCTTCACCTTTACGGCCAGATGCTCACCATCCGCCGTTTCGAGGAGCGCTGCAACTACCTGTACATGCAGGGCCGCATCCCCTCGACGCTGCACCTGTATATCGGCCAGGAAGCGGTGGCCGTGGGCGTTTGCGCCCACCTGCACACCGATGATTATGTCGCCAGCACACACCGGCCACACGGCCATGCCATCGCCAAAGGCGTGGCGCTGCGGGCGATCATGGCCGAGCTGTTCGCCAAGGACACAGGCTGCTGCCGGGGCAAGGGCGGGTCGATGCACGTGGGCGATGTCAATGTGGGCATGTTCCCGGCCATTGCCATTGTCGGCGGCGGCATCCCCATCGCCGCCGGCGCCGCCCTGGCCAGCAAGCGGCTGGGCAACGGCCGCGTGGCGGTCAGTTTCTTCGGCGAAGGCGCGAGCAACGAGGGCGCCTTTCACGAGACGCTGAACATGGCGGCCATCTGGCAACTGCCCGTCGTCTTCGTCTGCGAGAACAATCTCTACGCCGCCTCGACGCCGGTTTCGTGGGTATTCAAGGTCGAAGATGTAGCCAGCCGGGCCTCGGCCTATGGCATCCCCGGCGAGATCGTGGATGGCAACGACGTGCTGGCGGTGTACGAGGCGGCGGGCCGGGCGGTCGAACGCGCCCGGTCGGGCGGCGGGCCGACGCTGCTGGAATGCAAGACCTACCGGCTGGTCGGCCACTCGCGCAGCGACCCCCGCACCTATCGCACGAAAGAAGAGGAAGCCGACTGGGCCGGGCGCGACCCCCTCCCCCGCCTGGCCTCCCACCTCCTCGCCTCCGGCCAGGCGACCGAGGCCACCCTGGCCGCCATCGATCAGGAAGTCACCGCCGCTATCGATGATGCCGTGGCTTTCGCCGAAGCCAGCCCGTCGCCCAGGCCGGAGGATGCCTTGAACCACGTATTCTTTGATGACTGA
- a CDS encoding class II fructose-bisphosphate aldolase: MSLIPFPDLMAEAERGHYAVGYFESWNLESLLAVADAAEALRSPVILGFSGITIPHPQRLVRDRLAPYAALGLEVARSLTVPCCLLFNESPHLDWVFESIDLGFNLTMFSDEEMSAAEQAAIARQVAARAHPAGVAVEAEMSSLVGLSGDVATIPSDLHLTDPAAAAAFVAETGIDALAVNIGQVHLHGRRQVRLDFARLAALRQAVPVPLVLHGATSVARDDLAAAARVGIGKINVGSAIKRAFFEATRRACLAAGESYNPYDVLGSGFAADVLVAGRLAMQAVVEDLMRLFGSAGKA, translated from the coding sequence ATGTCCCTCATCCCTTTCCCCGACCTGATGGCTGAGGCCGAGCGCGGCCATTATGCCGTCGGCTACTTCGAGAGCTGGAATCTCGAATCGCTGCTGGCCGTGGCCGACGCCGCCGAGGCCCTGCGTTCGCCGGTCATTCTCGGTTTCAGCGGCATCACCATCCCGCACCCGCAGCGCCTGGTGCGCGACCGGCTGGCGCCCTACGCCGCCCTCGGTCTGGAGGTCGCCCGTTCGCTCACCGTGCCCTGCTGCTTGCTGTTCAACGAATCGCCGCACCTGGATTGGGTGTTCGAGAGCATCGACCTGGGCTTCAACCTGACCATGTTCAGCGATGAGGAGATGAGCGCCGCCGAGCAGGCCGCCATCGCCCGGCAGGTGGCGGCGCGAGCGCATCCGGCCGGGGTGGCGGTGGAGGCCGAGATGTCGTCATTGGTCGGGCTGAGCGGCGATGTGGCCACGATCCCATCCGACCTGCACCTCACCGACCCGGCCGCTGCCGCCGCCTTTGTGGCTGAGACCGGCATCGACGCCCTGGCCGTGAACATCGGCCAGGTGCATCTGCACGGCCGTCGCCAGGTGCGGCTGGATTTCGCGCGGTTGGCGGCGCTGCGACAGGCTGTACCCGTGCCCCTGGTATTGCACGGCGCCACCTCGGTGGCCCGCGACGATCTGGCTGCCGCCGCCCGCGTCGGCATCGGCAAGATCAACGTCGGCAGTGCGATCAAGCGCGCCTTCTTCGAAGCCACGCGCCGCGCTTGCCTGGCCGCCGGAGAGTCGTACAACCCCTACGATGTGCTCGGCTCCGGCTTCGCGGCCGATGTGTTGGTCGCCGGACGCCTGGCCATGCAAGCCGTGGTCGAAGACCTGATGCGGCTGTTCGGCAGCGCCGGCAAGGCGTGA
- a CDS encoding sugar phosphate isomerase/epimerase, translating to MSNPRFSANINTFNACADRYVLSGYGQRLGTDELIRAATQVPGLSGVEVVGMWHVNDGNVEQIRRQITGAGFEVTCVTPDIWASSQWGWGSFTSNDPAIRKAAVHEVKKSMEWAKQLDCKVVDLWFGQDGFDYPFQADFLTAWDRLIEGTIECAEHLPEVNLVIEYKPKEPRTHCFIATVGKTSLFLSRVNKANVGAMIDVGHALMAYENAAESAALLQYFGDKLFYMHFNDNWRLWDDDMTVGSIHTVEMLELLYWLDRMNYTGWYALDIFPYRENGIRAASESIAWIQGLHNLLDKIGRDRITQVIASGDAMDASAMLRAALLGS from the coding sequence ATGAGCAACCCTCGCTTTTCCGCCAATATCAACACCTTCAATGCCTGCGCCGATCGTTATGTGCTGTCAGGATATGGCCAGCGCCTGGGCACGGATGAACTCATCCGGGCCGCCACCCAGGTTCCCGGCCTCTCCGGCGTCGAAGTCGTGGGCATGTGGCATGTCAACGATGGCAACGTCGAGCAAATCCGCCGCCAAATCACCGGCGCCGGCTTCGAAGTCACCTGCGTCACGCCCGACATCTGGGCCAGCAGCCAGTGGGGGTGGGGATCGTTCACGTCCAACGACCCGGCCATCCGCAAAGCCGCCGTCCACGAGGTCAAGAAATCGATGGAATGGGCGAAGCAGCTCGACTGCAAAGTCGTGGATTTGTGGTTCGGGCAGGACGGCTTCGACTATCCCTTCCAGGCCGACTTCCTCACCGCATGGGATCGGCTGATCGAAGGCACGATTGAGTGCGCCGAGCACCTGCCTGAAGTCAACCTGGTGATCGAGTACAAGCCCAAAGAGCCGCGCACGCACTGTTTCATCGCCACCGTCGGCAAAACTTCGCTGTTCCTCAGCCGGGTGAACAAGGCCAATGTAGGGGCGATGATCGACGTCGGGCACGCGCTGATGGCCTACGAGAACGCCGCCGAATCCGCCGCCCTGCTGCAATACTTTGGCGACAAGCTGTTTTACATGCACTTCAACGACAACTGGCGGCTGTGGGACGATGATATGACGGTGGGGTCGATCCACACAGTCGAGATGCTGGAGCTGCTGTACTGGCTCGACCGCATGAACTACACCGGCTGGTACGCGCTCGACATCTTCCCCTATCGCGAAAACGGCATCCGCGCCGCCTCCGAAAGCATCGCCTGGATCCAGGGCCTGCACAACTTGCTGGACAAAATCGGCCGCGACCGCATCACCCAAGTCATCGCCAGCGGCGACGCCATGGACGCCTCGGCCATGCTGCGGGCGGCGCTGCTGGGATCGTAA
- a CDS encoding GntR family transcriptional regulator: MLIDKSNPVPYYRQLADLLRREIRQKQAAGELYQLPSENELAEQHGLSRATVRHALDELERGGWIYRQKGVGSFAPVRRVEEDVTLLVSTTEEMRRRGWSLETKVLSLEELPAPPHVAAALELPENAPVLAVRRLRIVDETPLSLQVVHLAASLCPGLTETDLTGSLYHLLESRFGLKLWTGREILRARGASQEEAGWLEIEPGAAVMYAERITYAADGRAVEYLEAVWRGDRFDFKVTLSRPTS; the protein is encoded by the coding sequence ATGCTGATCGACAAGTCCAACCCCGTCCCCTACTACCGCCAACTGGCCGACCTGCTGCGGCGCGAAATCCGGCAGAAACAGGCGGCAGGCGAGTTGTACCAGTTGCCGTCCGAGAACGAGCTGGCCGAGCAGCACGGCCTCAGCCGGGCGACGGTGCGGCACGCCCTGGATGAATTGGAGCGAGGCGGCTGGATTTACCGGCAGAAGGGTGTGGGGTCGTTTGCGCCGGTGCGGCGGGTGGAGGAGGACGTGACCCTGCTTGTGTCCACGACCGAAGAAATGCGACGGCGCGGTTGGTCGCTGGAAACGAAAGTGCTGAGCCTGGAAGAACTTCCCGCCCCGCCGCACGTGGCCGCCGCCCTGGAACTGCCGGAAAACGCGCCCGTGTTGGCGGTGCGACGGTTGCGCATCGTCGATGAAACACCCCTAAGCCTGCAAGTCGTCCATCTGGCGGCCTCGCTTTGCCCTGGCCTGACCGAAACCGACCTCACTGGCTCGCTCTACCACCTGCTGGAATCGCGCTTTGGCCTGAAGCTGTGGACGGGCCGCGAGATCCTGCGGGCGCGCGGGGCCAGCCAGGAGGAGGCCGGCTGGCTGGAAATCGAACCCGGCGCGGCGGTGATGTACGCCGAGCGCATCACCTATGCCGCCGACGGACGCGCGGTCGAATACCTGGAAGCGGTCTGGCGCGGCGACCGCTTCGATTTCAAAGTCACGCTCTCTCGACCCACAAGTTGA